A single genomic interval of Nonomuraea rubra harbors:
- a CDS encoding class I SAM-dependent methyltransferase translates to MPTTSHEQPDPPATQAHQARRIAESFGTDAERYDRARPPYPGALVERIVAACPGPDVLDVGCGTGIEARQFQAAGRKVLGVDPDERMAEVARRGGVEVEVATFEAWDPAGRSFDAVVAGQSWHWVDPVAGAAKAAGVLRPGGHLAVFAHVFDAPAAVAEAYAEVYRRVVPDSPFSDSGPARAVYDAMFAKFADGIRESGRFGEPELWEFAWEQPYTRDEWLELLLTTGRLTLLPADRLAEVLDGVGAAIDAIGGGFTVPYTTLAVVAAGERRL, encoded by the coding sequence ATGCCCACTACATCGCACGAGCAACCCGATCCCCCTGCCACCCAGGCGCATCAGGCCAGGCGGATCGCGGAATCGTTCGGCACGGACGCCGAACGTTACGACCGGGCCCGCCCCCCGTACCCCGGCGCCCTCGTCGAGCGGATCGTCGCCGCCTGCCCCGGGCCCGACGTGCTCGACGTCGGCTGCGGCACAGGCATCGAGGCCCGGCAGTTCCAGGCGGCCGGCCGCAAGGTGCTGGGCGTCGATCCGGACGAGCGCATGGCCGAGGTGGCCCGGCGCGGCGGGGTCGAGGTCGAGGTGGCGACGTTCGAGGCGTGGGATCCGGCGGGCCGGTCGTTCGACGCGGTCGTCGCGGGCCAGTCCTGGCACTGGGTGGACCCGGTGGCGGGGGCGGCCAAGGCGGCCGGGGTGCTGCGGCCCGGCGGGCACCTGGCGGTGTTCGCGCACGTCTTCGACGCTCCGGCCGCCGTCGCGGAGGCCTACGCGGAGGTCTACCGGAGGGTGGTGCCCGACTCGCCGTTCAGCGACTCGGGGCCGGCCCGGGCCGTCTACGACGCGATGTTCGCCAAGTTCGCCGACGGGATCAGGGAGTCGGGCCGGTTCGGCGAGCCGGAGCTGTGGGAGTTCGCGTGGGAGCAGCCGTACACGCGGGACGAGTGGCTGGAGCTGCTGCTCACGACCGGCCGGCTCACCCTGCTCCCGGCGGACCGGCTGGCCGAGGTGCTGGACGGGGTCGGGGCCGCCATCGACGCGATCGGCGGCGGCTTCACCGTGCCCTACACGACGCTGGCCGTCGTCGCGGCCGGCGAGCGGCGGCTGTAA